A stretch of DNA from Rhodoluna sp. KAS3:
TCACCTAGGTACCGAGAAAGGGGATCAGGCTGTGGCGTACTTTATTTTCAAAACCCTGATTCTCGGTCCACTGCTGCGTGTTCTATTTAGGCCGTGGGTGCGCGGAATGGAGAACATTCCAGGCACCGGAGCAGCGATTTTGGCATCCAACCACCTTTCGTTTTCGGACTCAATCTTTTTGCCATTGCAAACTCGACGCCCGGTTGTGTTCTTGGCTAAGAGTGAGTACTTCACCGGCAAGGGCATCAAGGGTGCTCTGGTTCGCTGGTTCTTCAAATCAACTGGGCAGTTACCGATCGACCGTTCGGGCGGAAAAGCTTCTGAGGCGTCGTTGAATACCGGCCTAGGAGTACTTGGCCAGGGTCAACTGCTGGGCATTTATCCAGAGGGCACTCGCAGCCCAGATGGACGGCTTTACCGTGGGCGAACCGGAATTGCTCGCA
This window harbors:
- a CDS encoding lysophospholipid acyltransferase family protein, which codes for MAYFIFKTLILGPLLRVLFRPWVRGMENIPGTGAAILASNHLSFSDSIFLPLQTRRPVVFLAKSEYFTGKGIKGALVRWFFKSTGQLPIDRSGGKASEASLNTGLGVLGQGQLLGIYPEGTRSPDGRLYRGRTGIARMVLEAKVPVIPVAMIDTEKVQPIGQRMPKIRRIGIVVGEPLDFSRFDGMEGDRIVLRAVTDEIMYELQKLSGQEYVDAYASSVKEKRARLAR